A region of the Rhodospirillaceae bacterium genome:
CTACGGACAGGTTGAGAATCCCCTTTCGCAGAGAAATCCTCTGAAGAGGGGGAGGGATAGGGATAGGAAAGCGTCCGTTGGCGGATGCTTGCGGCTTTTCGCAGAGGAATCCCTTGGAGGAGGGGGATTCGGTGGTGCAAACCGGATACATGGGTAACAGTCGGGACCGGAGACATCGGTAACAGGTCCGTTGGCGCCCCACCCCAGTTCTTTTCCGGGCCTCCCCCTCTGAGGAGGAGGACGAATCGATAAACCCGTGCCGCCGGGGAATTTTCCCCGTCCGCGCCGGCAGTCCTAAATCTTTTGCCCCCTTGCGCGCTGCGCCGCAGATTGCAGAGTGTCGGCAGTCCCGTTGGCTAACGTGCAGCGCCATGAATGCTCCGGAAAACGGTTCCGGCGCCTATCCCGCCCTTTCGCTGAGCGTCGAGGGCCTCGCCTGCATGCGCGGCGGCCGGGCCGTGTTCGGCGGGCTCGGTTTCGCGGCCGCAGGCGGCGACGCCATCGAACTGCGCGGGCCGAACGGCGCCGGCAAATCCTCGCTGCTGCGCCTGCTGGCCGGATTGCTGCCGCCGGCGGCGGGCGCGATCGTCTGGACCGGCAGCGACGGCGGCGCGCGCCCGCCGCTGACCTATTGCGGCCACCGCGACCCGGTCAAACCGTGGCTGACGGTGCGCGAGCAGCTCGCCTGGTGGCGCGATCTGGAGGGGAAAGGCAGCGTCGAAGCGGCCGCCGGGGCCATGGGCATCGGCCCGCTGCTGGACGTCGCCGGCGGGCTGCTCTCGGCCGGGCAGCGCCGCCGGCTGGCGCTGGCCCGGCTGGCGCTTGCCGAAACGCCGGTCTGGCTGCTCGACGAGCCGGCGGTGTCGCTCGACGAAGACGGCGTCGGGCTGCTCATGGCCATGATCGGCCGGCACCGGGCGCGCGGCGGCCTGGTCGTCGTGGCGACCCATCAGCCGGCCGGCCTGCCCCATGCCCGGACGGTGAATCTGGGCCGCGATGCGCCCGACGGGGCGGACGGCCCCTGATGCGCCCCTATCTCGCGACCTTCCGGCGGGACCTCCGATTCGCGGTGCGCCACGGCGCCGACACCGCGGTCGTCCTGGCGTTTTTCGTCGTCGCCGTGGTCCTGTTCCCGCTCGGCGTCGGCCCGGCCGCCGGAACGCTCGCCGCCATCGCGCCCGGCGTGGTCTGGGTCGCCGCCCTGCTGGCGACGCTGCTGTCCCTCGACAGGCTGTTCGCCGCCGATTTCGAGGACGGCACGGTCGACCTGTTCCTGACCGGCCGCACCAGCCTGCTGCTGGTCGTGCTGGCGAAATGCGCCGCCCACTGGTTGACGACCGGCCTGCCGCTGATCGTCCTGTCGCCGGTCCTCGCCGCGATGCTGCACCTGCCCGCTGCCGGCTATCTCATGCTCGCCCTCGGCCTGCTGCTCGGCACGCCGGTCCTGACGCTGCTCGGCGCCGTCGGGGCGGCCCTGGTGCTCGGCGCACGGCGCGGCGGCGTGCTGATCGCGATCCTGGTGCTGCCGCTCTACATCCCCGTGCTGATCTTCGGCGTGCTGAGCGTCGACGCCGTCATCCATGCCACGAACCCGTGGCCCCATATCCTGCTGCTTGGCGCCGCCCTGCTCGCCGGCCTCGCTATCGCGCTTCCCGCAGCCGCCCTCGCCCTGCGCAGCGCCGCGGAGTGAAGGGGAGCGAGGCGACGTTCAGAAGAATGCGCACGGTTCATGGTTCTTTTGCCGCCTGCAACGCCTGCCAGACGGCGTGGGGCGTCGCGGGCATCGGCAGCGCGGTGACCCCGGCCGGCCGCACCGCATCGAGCAGGGCGATCATCGTGCAGGCCATGCCGCCGACGCACCCTGCCTCGCCGGCGCCCTTGATGCCGAGCGGGTTGGTCTTCGTCAGCGTCGGGCTGGACTCGACCGCGATGAAGGGCATGTCGTCGGCCCGCGGCATGGCATAGTCCATGAAAGAGCCGGTGACGAGCTGGCCGGCCTCGTCCCAGGCGATGCCTTCGAGCAAAATATGGCCGGCGCCCTGCACGATGCCGCCCTGGATCTGGCCCTTGAGGAGCAGCGGGTTCATGACCGTGCCGGCGTCGTTGACGGCGGTCCAGGCCAACAGTTCCGCGGCGCCGGTTTCCGGATCGATCTCGATTTCGCAGCAATGGGTGGCGTTGGGGAAGGTCGGCCCCGGATGGCGGAAGTTGGCGGCCGCGCCGAGCCCGGATTCGAGGCCGCCCGGCACGCCGAAGAAATTGTGCGCCATCGCCGCGATCTCGGAAATGCGGATCGACCGGTCGGTGCCGGCGACCGAGAACACGCCGTCGTCGAACGCGATATCGTCCTCGGCGGTCTCGAAATGGTGCGCGGCGATCGCCTTGCCCTTCTCGATCACCCGCTCGCTCGCCAGCCGGATTGCGCCGCCACCCAGGCCCGAGGAGCGCGACCCGAAGGTGCCGTGGCCGTGGCGCACGATATCGGTATCGCCCTGGACGAAGCGCACCTGCTCGAACTCCACGCCCAGCGTGTCGCACAACAGTTGGCGGAACACGGTCTCGTGCCCCTGGCCGTGGGAGAAGGTGCCGACCATCAGCGTGACGCCGCCGTCGGCGTCGAAGCGGATTTCCGCGCCCTCGTCGCCCAGGCCGGCCGACTGCTCGATGGCGTTGGTGATGCCGAAGCCGCGCAGCCTGCCGCGCGCCGCGGCCTCCGCCCGGCGCGCCTCGAAGCCGGCATAGTCGGCGGCGGCGAGCGCCTCGTCCATGTTGGCTTCGAACCGGCCGCAATCGTAGGTGTATTGCAGCCCGGTCTTGTAGGGCATGGCGCTTTCGGGGATCAGGTTGCGCCGCCTGAGTTCGACCCGGTCGAAGCCCAGCTCCGCCGCCGCCTTCTCGACCAGCATCTCGCAGATATAGATGGATTCCGGCCGCCCGGCGCCGCGATAGGGGCCGATCGGGCAGGTGTTGGTGAACACGGCGGTGACGTCGACCGACGCCGCGCCGGTCCGGTACATGCCGACGATGGCGCCCATGTTGCCGAAGGTCGGCAGCGGGCCGAAAAAGCTGCAATAGGCGCCCAGCGCGGCGACGGATTTCACCCGCACCGCGAGGAAATCGCCGTCTTCGTTGAGCGCCAGTTCGGCGACCGGCCGGCTGTCGCGGCCGTGGTCGTCAACCAGGAAATGCTCGCTGCGGTCGCCGCTCCACTTGACCGGCCGGCCGACCCGCTTCGCCGCCCAGACGACCAGCGCCATCTCCGGGAACAGGCCGCCGCGCAGGCCGAAGCCGCCGCCCATGTCGGGGCTGACCAGGCGCAGTTTGGAAATCGGCACCCTGAGCGCGTCGCGCGCCAGCAGGTTGCGGTTGTCGTGCGGCCCCTGGGTGCCGGTCCACAGGGTGTAGCGGTCGGCGAC
Encoded here:
- a CDS encoding xanthine dehydrogenase family protein molybdopterin-binding subunit, with the protein product MKFGLGQSVPRYEDPRLLRGNGQYTDDLNRPGQAHGHVLRSPHAHARIAAIDCAAARAAPGVLAVLTHDDWQADGLGVIASLAPQLLPLKRPDGAPIHEPYRPPLAAGAVKFVGDPVAFVVAGTAAQARDAAELVEVDYEELPAVIDTPDALESGAPLVWPDLGDNVSFRQTMGDLEAVDAIFNSAPHVVTADLPIGRLAQNPMEPRAAIGEYDPVADRYTLWTGTQGPHDNRNLLARDALRVPISKLRLVSPDMGGGFGLRGGLFPEMALVVWAAKRVGRPVKWSGDRSEHFLVDDHGRDSRPVAELALNEDGDFLAVRVKSVAALGAYCSFFGPLPTFGNMGAIVGMYRTGAASVDVTAVFTNTCPIGPYRGAGRPESIYICEMLVEKAAAELGFDRVELRRRNLIPESAMPYKTGLQYTYDCGRFEANMDEALAAADYAGFEARRAEAAARGRLRGFGITNAIEQSAGLGDEGAEIRFDADGGVTLMVGTFSHGQGHETVFRQLLCDTLGVEFEQVRFVQGDTDIVRHGHGTFGSRSSGLGGGAIRLASERVIEKGKAIAAHHFETAEDDIAFDDGVFSVAGTDRSIRISEIAAMAHNFFGVPGGLESGLGAAANFRHPGPTFPNATHCCEIEIDPETGAAELLAWTAVNDAGTVMNPLLLKGQIQGGIVQGAGHILLEGIAWDEAGQLVTGSFMDYAMPRADDMPFIAVESSPTLTKTNPLGIKGAGEAGCVGGMACTMIALLDAVRPAGVTALPMPATPHAVWQALQAAKEP
- the ccmB gene encoding heme exporter protein CcmB, with translation MRPYLATFRRDLRFAVRHGADTAVVLAFFVVAVVLFPLGVGPAAGTLAAIAPGVVWVAALLATLLSLDRLFAADFEDGTVDLFLTGRTSLLLVVLAKCAAHWLTTGLPLIVLSPVLAAMLHLPAAGYLMLALGLLLGTPVLTLLGAVGAALVLGARRGGVLIAILVLPLYIPVLIFGVLSVDAVIHATNPWPHILLLGAALLAGLAIALPAAALALRSAAE
- the ccmA gene encoding heme ABC exporter ATP-binding protein CcmA, coding for MNAPENGSGAYPALSLSVEGLACMRGGRAVFGGLGFAAAGGDAIELRGPNGAGKSSLLRLLAGLLPPAAGAIVWTGSDGGARPPLTYCGHRDPVKPWLTVREQLAWWRDLEGKGSVEAAAGAMGIGPLLDVAGGLLSAGQRRRLALARLALAETPVWLLDEPAVSLDEDGVGLLMAMIGRHRARGGLVVVATHQPAGLPHARTVNLGRDAPDGADGP